GGCCCCTTTACCAAGAACCCGAATCTGGGGATAAACTTCATGAAGTAATTGCTTCGGATAAAGCTTTATGTACTGCTCCTTCCCAAGCACTGGGTCACAGATTTTCCTGAATAACACCGTATTGCGTCTAGCTTTCGGATGTATTGAGGAGTTATTTTATTAAGAAAGAGGGGGATTTGAGTATGAAAGAATGGTTTAAATCCGGATGTGCGCTATGTGCTCAGAATTGTGGTGTGGAATTATTAATCGAAAACAACCATATTATTCAGGTACGGGGTGATAAAAGCAACCCCAAAAGCCAGGGTTATATTTGCCGTAAAGGTATGAATTTGGCTTATTACCAGCACCATGACCAACGCCTGAAATATCCTTTAAAAAAAGTAAATGGTGAATTTGTGCGAATATCATGGGAGCAAGCAATTTCAGAAATTGCAGCCAAGCTAAGGGAGATCAAAACTGAACATAGCCCGCGCTCCATAGCCTATATGGGAGGGGGCGGACAATCCTCCCATTTTGAAGCTGCTTTTGGCATTCGGCTGCTCCGGGCGCTGGGTTCACGTTATCATTATGGTGCCCTTGCCCAGGAATTGACAGGATATTACTGGGCTCAAGGCCGTTGTTTGGGACGTCAGTATCTGGGCACGGTGCCAGATGAGGAGCATGCCGAAATGCTGGTATCGATTGGCTGGAACGGAATGGTTAGCCATCAGATGCCCAGAGCGCCTCTGGTGTTACGGGAGTTTTCCAAAAATCCCAACAAGATTTTGGCAGTTATTGACCCGCGCAAATCAGAAACAGCAAGGATTGCCGATATCCATCTTGCAGTACGCCCGGGAACCGACGCACTGCTCCTCCAAGCTATCATTGCGATGATTATTCAAGAAGGTTGGCAAAACCAGGATTATCTTGACGAGCATGTTAGTGGTTTTGAGCAAATTAAGCCGCTCTTTATCAGTTTTGACATAGAGACGGCCCTAAAAATATGCGAACTGGATTACCAGCAGGTAAAAGATTTTGCCTATTTGATGGCTACTCGAAAAACAGGAGTACACACTGACTTGGGGGTGTTAATGAACCGACATAGTACCTTGGTATCTTGCCTGGTTATGGTCCTGATGGGGATTTGCGGACAGATTGGGTTACCCGGCACAAACCTAATACCAGGCCATTTTATGCCAATGGGAGCCCATAGCGATGAACGCAAAGATAGTAATTGGAATACAGTTACAACCGGATTCCCCAGTATCTTGGGGTATTTCCCACCTAATGTACTGCCCGAGGAAATCATATCAGATCACCCAGAGCGCATTCGTGCTGTGCTATGCTTCCAATCCAATCCTCTTCGTTCGTATGCTGATACTAGTGCATACGAAGAAGCCTTCCAGCGGCTTGATTTGTTAGTGACCTGTGAATTGGCCATGACCGAAACGGCGGCTATATCTCACTATGTTTTGCCATCACGGTCTGTTTTTGAATCATGGGACAGCTCTTTCTTTTCATGGACGCTCCCAGGTGTATTTTTCCAGATGAGGCGTCCGCTCATTACACAAGAAGGAGAAGCCCTAGAGGCATCCGAAATTCATCTGAGGATAGCCGATGCTTTAGGGATCATACCCGAGTTGCCAGATGCTCTTTACGAGAAAGCTGGGAATAGGCTGGAGTATGGGTTAGAGCTCATGCAATACCTGCAGGCCAACCCGCAGTCGGCAGATTTGATACCCTTCATTTTAGGTAAAACACTAGGTCCAGCCCTAGGTTCCACTAATCTCGCCGCTTTGTGGGGATTGTTACAGAAAATGCCCAAAGAAAGCCGTGAAAACGCTGTCAGAGCAGGTTTTAAAAAAGGTCCGTTTATGGGTGAAGAGATCTTCCAAGCCCTACTAGATCACCCAGAAGGAATTTGGCTTGGACAAATCAACCCTGAAGAAAATTTCAAGTTTTTAAAGACAGAGGACGGCAAGATTAACCTATGGATTCCGGAAATGGCTGAATGGATGCAGGAGGTAACTCCTGAAAAGGAAGCTGTCGCTCTGCAAGCAGATGATCAATACCCCATGATTTTAATGGCAGGAAGGCACACATCTACCAACGCTAATACAATAATGCGAAATCCAGCTTGGAATGAAGGGAAGAGAGCCTGTACCTTGGCGTTAAATCCACTGGATGGGGAGAAACTTGGATTGGGGGATGGCTCAATGGCGCTGATTACGACTAAAGCCGGAAGTGCTGCAATTGAGGTTGAAATTACCGATGATACCAGGCCGGGACAGGTAATAATACCGCATGGTTTTGGTTTGGAATACAATGGGGAAGTATACGGGGTTAATGTTAACCGCTTGACTAAGAACACCCACCGTGATAA
This Desulfosporosinus orientis DSM 765 DNA region includes the following protein-coding sequences:
- a CDS encoding molybdopterin-containing oxidoreductase family protein, producing MKEWFKSGCALCAQNCGVELLIENNHIIQVRGDKSNPKSQGYICRKGMNLAYYQHHDQRLKYPLKKVNGEFVRISWEQAISEIAAKLREIKTEHSPRSIAYMGGGGQSSHFEAAFGIRLLRALGSRYHYGALAQELTGYYWAQGRCLGRQYLGTVPDEEHAEMLVSIGWNGMVSHQMPRAPLVLREFSKNPNKILAVIDPRKSETARIADIHLAVRPGTDALLLQAIIAMIIQEGWQNQDYLDEHVSGFEQIKPLFISFDIETALKICELDYQQVKDFAYLMATRKTGVHTDLGVLMNRHSTLVSCLVMVLMGICGQIGLPGTNLIPGHFMPMGAHSDERKDSNWNTVTTGFPSILGYFPPNVLPEEIISDHPERIRAVLCFQSNPLRSYADTSAYEEAFQRLDLLVTCELAMTETAAISHYVLPSRSVFESWDSSFFSWTLPGVFFQMRRPLITQEGEALEASEIHLRIADALGIIPELPDALYEKAGNRLEYGLELMQYLQANPQSADLIPFILGKTLGPALGSTNLAALWGLLQKMPKESRENAVRAGFKKGPFMGEEIFQALLDHPEGIWLGQINPEENFKFLKTEDGKINLWIPEMAEWMQEVTPEKEAVALQADDQYPMILMAGRHTSTNANTIMRNPAWNEGKRACTLALNPLDGEKLGLGDGSMALITTKAGSAAIEVEITDDTRPGQVIIPHGFGLEYNGEVYGVNVNRLTKNTHRDKFAATPLHRYVPCQIEVLERQD